Part of the Scomber japonicus isolate fScoJap1 chromosome 2, fScoJap1.pri, whole genome shotgun sequence genome, GAAGTTCCCGAGTATGCTGCTGTTAACTTTAACAGAGCTGGTAATGCCCCGAGGTGAGCAGCTGTTCACTcagtaacatttttttattttatttgcttgttacattattattatgactgtataatttaatgtaatatcTTCAGATTCAcctgatttattgttttaatttcccCTCTCAGAACCAGAGGTCAGCAAACCTGGGAAGATCCAGCTGCACTGTACAGCACAgtcaacaaaatatgaacatatcAGCAATCTcacctttgtttgttttttattttttattacttcaGCAATCTGAAGTAAGGAAACAAGAAAAGCTccaatacattttgtaatttactgctttaatattcatttaaaggGAACAAttatgctttattattattattattgcttacTCTCAGTCATGTACCTAATGCCACAGTGTCAGATGTTCATGTTAAAAGTGGCTGACATGTCAAATAATGAgtcaaacatataaaaaagtAATCCCTGTGAGTTTCCAAACATTTTTTGAGACCATAAAACTCACTGTCAATgcttttttggagccagtggagtcgccccctgctggccatttcAGGGACTGCAGGGTTTTTTTGACTTGGAACTACCCACTTGATGTTAATCAGTGTCACCTGTGTTAAATGACTGTAAATTAGGAAGAGAATGGAAGTCGGGATTGGACCAGAAAACCTGTGTACTCAAGATACAGTAGTTACAATGGAAATGGGTGAGAAAGAATTGAATTTGATGAATTAATCTGAGATTATTCAAgttttgtgctgttttattttgtgaacgAATTAAGTGTTGTATATTTTCTCTGGTAATTAATTGATTTGCTAATTTTGGCTGAGTTGATATTTTTTCATATCCAGGGCCGGCCCTAGGATTTTGGTAGCCCCGAACAAAATTCTGTTTGTGGCCCCAAAacacttcagacacacacactgttcataacTCAAcgaacatgaacacacacactagagatgGAACATGAATTAACAACAACTCTCTGACTTTGTTTGAAAAcaaaagtttattaaaatgtgtgaaatggaTCTATAGTGCTGGTACTGGATGTTGGGGGGTAGCAGAGTATGTAGAAGGCTGTGGTTTAGCAGTTATGAGCTCTGGAGTTGCAGTcacatcagaggagggaggagatgagtCTGAAGTCTCTGACCACGTTCCCTCAGCAGCAGTCCGCTGATGAGGTAGATGGTCCTGGTGCAGTACAAGTTGCTCCAAAATATttagatcattattattattatataaatataagctgGAAGACATTAAAAAGGTACATTACATGTATCTTCCAGACCTATATATTAAtcacacaacaaataaaatttgatcaaaatattcaaatggtTCAGTTATCTAAATATGTCCAAATATGATCTACAgaaatacaatttaacataACTAGAAAGCTAATGGTTAGCCTTAAACTATTTGGGGCATTTTGGACACACAGGGATAGGTAAGTAggtgaattaaaataataaaataaataaaaaataataaatcaaaccaCTACTTTAATGTTGCAAGAAAACATTGGGTGCTAGCTAGTTATGAATTATAAATGAGGttactaaaaataataatatgcaaGGAAATGGCTGTCAGGTAATTTAATCAGattcaataaacaataacaaacctTTATACTGCCATAGTTTTCTACCTccagttttctcttctttggcCATTCAGTGCCACTCCTAAATGTTCAGAGCAGCTGgtgatagaaacacacactctccctcctgGACAGCAGaggctctcctctcttcttcatttggatttaaaagtgatttatgaAAAATTGAAACACCATAAGtatttaaatatcacatttatatgATGATTAAGTTAATCTAATGAGGCCTATGAGTCCTAATAGTCCTTATAACATCCTTACCATACCGTAGCATTACCTACTGTATctaggttaccatggttacacctACTGTGTATCTTAGTTACCATGGTCACACAGAGTTTGTTGCTGCGGCcctaaaacagtaaataaatagtttgaacaTCATATAACTCCCGCGAAACGACTCGTATCGCTATAAGCAGATTTTATTTATCCATCTTTCCGATAACATCTGGACAGTCTGAAGAGCCGCACAACTAAATTATTTCTTCCTCGTTGAAGTTAGCAGATAGCTAACCGGAAGTTAGCTTCTCAACCGGCAGACGTACATTCATCCAGCCACTTCAGGAAAGGGGAAAGATCCACAGACTGAAGATAATGTGAACTACAGAGATTTATATGGCAGTGATAGGCATAATCAGTATTGTGTTAACTCGTTTGGGAAGGGCTTAAATGTAatggtttatcatttatatgtaaaaatccCTGGCAGAATAGTCCCACTGAGCGTGTGCCCCCCTAGCGGTTGTGGCAAGACTgcagcttccttcctttaatttaTTAAAGGTGCAATCAGcattttaaactgaaaaaactAGGTGTTGAGTCTTGTTCCACAGTatgttttagtgtttgtgtTGTAATTATTTGATCTGTACTGTTTTTACAACTGTATGGAGCAGAAACCAGCcattttaaacaccaacccagAAGGAGTAGGTAAAGTAAGAATGCCTTCTAAATAGATCCTCTACACCCAATGACAAGCAGGTTGGCATGCAACTACATCGCAATCGTAAGAGGAGGTACAAAGACAACAGACACTGTTGTGTTTCACACTGACACCACAAGTTGCGAGGAAATTGCACAAAACAGAACAAGATGGCAAAACAGATTTCCTCACAAGACATGCACTTGTCTCTGAGAGAGTGGCAGAGAAAAGTAGCAACAAACAAAGGAGAGACTCTCCATCAGTCAGGCCCATCCACCTCCAATCACCGGCACCATGCATTTAACCATGTGGATCTCGGATTGGTCTGTGCAGCCATGTCAACACCCACCAATTGGGACATATCAGAAGCACAAATGACACTCAACcatgaattattattatgagtaaataaaaaaaaatcggACCAAAGCTGTAAACTTCTAACCATTGAAAAACCAAATAATTACAGTGCAATTTCTTCAATTTTTACTCATGAAGTGCATAATTTTAAAATCATACTGGTGTATAGGTAAATTTCATTGCATTTGGCCAGACCACGTAACTAGTCTGACTCCTTAACTAATAGATTATATTATGAAGTCCATATATAatttgcaaaacaacaaaatcatcATTTCCTTTATCTAACTTGCAGGCATCATAAATATTAATGATGTAAAGAGGAACAAAGTTGGACATGCGCGCTGAATGTTACCAGTTTCACCACATGAAGAAAGCTACCTTACAACACTCCTCTTTCTACAGTTTATGCACAATAGTTTATTGCTAGGAGTGGGCTGTTTCTTGTGCTCAATATTCACCTGCTGTTTTTATCATCTCTGAAGCAAGCTAGAGATACAAGAagagcagctatgagtttatcagcagcagctggtggattcgttgtcttccttctcactTTGCCAGGTAATGTATATATCTACATTTTACATACATGTACAGTGTTTATCAAACGTATTAAGAGAAGCCTAAAGTGGGTTTAACAAAGAACAAATCCTGTATCatcatttacttttaaaaacCTTGCACCCAATATTCATTCACAGTCATCTTGAGTTTAAATCTTAGTTTTCTGTGTTGTTACGTTTaacacagtgtgtttttaatcCACATCACGCTGTATTATTTTACCTGAgtattgaaaatgtaaatttcaTCACACCTGTTTACTTAATTTCACACGGATAATTTTTATTAAGCAGGCGGTACATTTTGTTGATCAAATGTATGCTGGTGTAAACATTTCAGTTTCCATTTGAAAGCCTGTAGAGTTTGTTTCTGTGTAGATGTGTCTGACTCCAGATAGTATCGTCATAATTCTGCAGCCAACCAGCCTTGACTGTCAAACTACTGTATGTATCACAGTCTTGGATCATCATCTCTTGTTATTTAACTTAGAGGCTCACAGGATATGTtatataaagacaaaaaatgattttcttcaaaaaagaaagacattttgtTTAATATGAATCTAATGTGGTTTTCCAAAAACAAATGATTGCCccagagaaaaaacacatacaaaaagtaGTTGAGAGAATGATTTTCAGGACTTTcctaaaaactatttaaaagtgagtgtttctcagtttttctctcattatcATACACTTATAGCCAAGTTCAGTGTGTCACTGTGATATTTCAACAGTAATTTGCAATTTGATCACACACCTCAATTTCTCTGCAGTTTCCTCTTACACTTGGCAGTAACATGACCACAGAGTGAGCACAGAGGAAACCTTGAGAAAGGACAAACTCTTAAACTGTCTAAATGACAGTTCCAGAAAAATGTCCAACTGTCTGGATATCCAAATGAAGCCAAGGCCGGATGTAAATCAAACTTTTGGTCAAACATTTCTTGACCAAAATATTTTGAACCTTTCTTGCATCTCTGTGAGATCAACATGTGActtttgtgttaaaatgtgtcttgAATTTGTGAAAATAGGATGAAACAGGCTTTTTTGAGCAATGTAGATCAGTTCTTGAGCAGGTTTACTTAATGATGctctttcacaaatgttcaGCTCTGTCCTTtgttgttataaatctgattgtggtttctgatgtgctctgtgttacagtggtacagggtcagaatggctggggagtgacttacaaTTCTACTAAGATCTGTGCCacaaaaggatcaacagtggacatacactgcacctacagatacccacCCATAGTAAAAACAGTTGATAAAACATTCTGGCTTACAAGAATAAAACCTGAATTTTTGGATTTGCAAGAAGACTCAGAGTAtgcaggtcgtgtgcagtatgactgtggTAGCAATGAATGTACTCTGACAGTAACAGACCTGAGACACAGTGACTCAGCTGAGTACTATTTCAGGTTCATAACAAACCAAAACGCATTGAGATATTACGGCTCgcctggagtcactttgactgtcacaggtaacattttaGTATGACgatttaatatttttccccCAAGTGTTCAAAGTATAAGAAATTCCCCTGTTGATGTAATtgtgtttctgcacatgctcagtggcatCTTCCGTACAGAGAACTTCTCTCCTCAGACAGCGTCACTGCTGTTATTTGTCTTTGGAGTTATTTGTATTATGCCAAAAAAGACTTTTCAGGGCAAAGGAACATGTCGCctagtgcagcagtgtggctcactgaGGTGATTTTAAAGGTTTTGGATACACACAAAATACCTGATTAGTTAATCATTGGGGTGGCTATGCAAATGAGATTTGttcacagtaagaaaaatatatagaaaatcaTCAGCCATATGTTTTAACATGTATAATGTTTATCATGTTAACTAGTATGTTACCATACTAGCAATTACTTAGCTGAAGCTGAGTAACACTTCACTTAAAACTACAAATTCTAATCTCATGATGGCAGATAAAATGTCTGAACAACATTATAGTAGGAGAAGTTTACATGACATTATCTGTCTAACAAATGTAGCGTGGCTAAAACTCCGATAATAAGTGATGGTAATTAACACATTGTAGTAGGAGAAGTTTACATgacattattgtcattatatgattatatgaCTGCTCAGTTATTTAGGTTTTGACTGTTTCTACAAGCAATGACATTTTGTATTCTTCCTCACATTTGCAGCTCTTCAGGTGCAGGTGACCAGAATAACAGTCAATCAGTCTCATTCAGAGGCAGaactgaaatgtctcagcagctgcagttcAGACGATGATATTTCTTACGTCTGGTTCAAGAATGGAGAGAAAATAATGGAGGAGGAAACTTCTGTTTATTCAGGGCAGTTTAATCCTGGTGACAATGTATCTTGTGCTTTAAACGGACATGAGgatttcccctcctctcctacAGTGTGTAAGTTTAACTCACTGTCTCTAACAAAATGCCAAATCgttatttaaaataacaagACACCATGTTGTTTGTCACATGAGAATATTAGCCTATAGTTTAACTAGTTTACAGCTGTATTGGTTcctacattttatacatttttctatCTCTGTATTCCAATCCATTTCCAGTTTGAAAACTTGttctcatttttttcaaaaaccaTGTTTTTTCACCAGATGCTCCAATAGTTCCTTCAGTGTTGGTGACTCCGCCTGGTGACATCATGcagggcagttcagtgaatctgacctgtagcgGTAATGCTAACATatcagctaattacacctggtacaagaagaatgtaaatccagaccttcaacctctcagtaaagaaccacagcttgccttcagctccatccagtcctctgactctggagagtattactgtacagctgagaaccagctggggaagagcACATCtaaatacatctttattgatgtgaaatgtgagtaaaacattattttaaattaaacaaggATATACTTGTTACTGTTTTTGTGGCAGGTCACTGAATTATTTTTTGGGAGTTTTGTTCGAAATTAGCATCCAAACCTTTCTGATGCCCACTGCTGTCACACAGTCATTAATATTAACTGATATCATAATGTGATATGTGACAGTAGAGCAACACATCCTTATTTTATAGTTGATTTATATGACTACATCTCCTctagatgctccaaagctttcctctgtgtcagtgaatccctctggtgaaatagtggagggcagttcagtgactctgaactgtagcagtgatgctaacccagcagctaaatacacctggtacaaggacaACCAAACACTGTTTCATGGATCAGAAGGAGTATATAATTTCACCTCCATCAGCTCTGAGGAAAGAGCGATGTACTACTGCATATCTGAGAATCAATACGGACAGATCAACTCATTGTCTCTCTTCATAGATGTGCTGTGTAAGTAGTAAAGTGTAAATCCAACACTTTAAGTCAACACAATATCTATAATCTCAAAGGCCCCCAATCCAAAATCTCCTAGACACTTTCCTGAGCTCTGATTGAGTCATAAGAAAATATATGCCCTTTAAAATGCTTACGTTTTTGAATAAGTGGTGTTTAAGACATTTTAGTTCTTAGACACGCAATGTGGACTTTCTTTTGGCTGCAGTTTATTTTTGTAGATAAAGAAATAATCTGTGACATAACAGTCAGTGAGAACttttacagtgaaaacacaaaaatgctCACAtttaaagtgatcattttaaacaaAGCCAAGCTAAGAGCAAATGCATTTACTCGATGTATAATACATGATCCTATCCTGCATGTTGATATtgatgatctttttttaatcattattattattcatcttaTTCACCAGAtggtccaaagcttccctctgtgtcactgagtccctctggtgaaatcactgagggcagttcagtgactctgacctgtagcagtgatgctaacccagcagctaattacacctggtacaagaagaatgtaaatccagaccttcaacctctcagtaaagaaccacagcttgtcttcagctccatccagtcctctgactctggagagtattactgtacagctgagagcAGGATGGGGAAcaggacatctgaatacatccCTATAAACGTTAAATGTGAGTCAACccatttattaaattattagtCAACCTTGTTAAAAATATTCGAAAAGATATGTCTGACCATGTCTCCTTTTTCAGCTCTTTATTCAGTCTGCTGCCGTAGTAACTCAGCAACTCCAATACAACATGCTGAACTAATGCAAcccttcctcattttattgttCATTCATAATGGCATATCTCCTTCAGATGgcccaaagcttccctctgtgtcagtgagtccctctggtaacatcattgagggcagttcagtgactctgacttgtagcagtgatgctaacccagcagctaaatacacctggtacaagaagaatgtaaatccagaccttcatcctctcagtaaagaaccacagcttgtcttcagctccatccagtcctctgactctggagagtattactgtacagctgacaACCAGCTGGAgaagaggacatctgaatacatcatTATTGGTGTGAAATGTGAGTTCAAGAGATTATCAGCCTTGTTAAAAGAAAACTGGGAGAGATTTGTCTGACTGTTTCTGCTTCCTTACTAATACAGCCcttcttcattttattgttaattcatattccagatgctccaaagcttccctctgtgtcagcgAGTCcttctgctgagatagtggagggcagttcagtgactctgacctgtagcagtgatgctaacccagcagctaattacacctggtacaaggagaatgaagactcaccaaaagcatcaggacagatcttcaccatcactgatgtcagacctgaacacggtgggaattattactgtgtagcccagaacagaagaggaagtcataactccaccttacatctgactgttgtgaAAGGTAAGTTTTTCCATTCAGCTACACGCACACTGCACTCAGACT contains:
- the LOC128364915 gene encoding B-cell receptor CD22-like yields the protein MSDSYSCAVTGYEDFPSPTVYAPKLPSVSVSPSGEIIEGSSVNLTCSSDANPAANYTWYKENEDSHLQPLSKEPQLAFSSIQSSDSGEYYCTAENQLGKSTSKYIFIDVKYAPKLSSVSVNPSGEIVEGSSVTLNCSSDANPAAKYTWYKDNQTLFHGSEGVYNFTSISSEERAMYYCISENQYGQINSLSLFIDVLYGPKLPSVSLSPSGEITEGSSVTLTCSSDANPAANYTWYKKNVNPDLQPLSKEPQLVFSSIQSSDSGEYYCTAESRMGNRTSEYIPINVKYAPKLPSVSASPSAEIVEGSSVTLTCSSDANPAANYTWYKENEDSPKASGQIFTITDVRPEHGGNYYCVAQNRRGSHNSTLHLTVVKDGPKLPSVTLDSRLEYENVSDLQVVTAAQTEDTEEQEDLECEIDKRIGVNINTDEGVVVDRYMKKELNLRANSQKHDSFNLCETLMDDPPDTAEPELVAACAVNPAFDSVKDNLSVASKLDDLTLCNLYVSAKAPWQPVLPTPPAAALPLIPGSSSLCTAFPFWTLPHPPSLEPSP